One window from the genome of Terriglobia bacterium encodes:
- a CDS encoding glycerophosphodiester phosphodiesterase, whose product MLLLGHRGARRYAPENTFAAFELALAHGCDGFELDVRLTADRRCVICHGPRLAGRDIEESRYQQLAPGTPCLPEVLARFAPRAFLDIELKVTGLEADVATMLRECPPQRGYFVSSFLPQAIERLYATDQTLPLGLICDSHRQLAAWTLLPIHALFLERRLLTPGIVKTLRSAGKKVFVWTVNHEREMRRCAGLAADGIISDDTKLLAETLKETRV is encoded by the coding sequence TTGTTGCTGCTCGGCCACCGCGGCGCCCGCCGTTATGCTCCCGAAAACACCTTTGCCGCCTTCGAACTCGCTCTCGCGCACGGCTGCGACGGCTTCGAACTCGACGTTCGCCTCACCGCCGACCGCCGCTGCGTCATCTGCCACGGCCCACGCCTCGCCGGCCGCGACATCGAGGAATCACGCTACCAGCAACTGGCGCCCGGGACGCCCTGCCTTCCCGAGGTCCTGGCAAGATTCGCTCCGCGCGCTTTTCTCGATATCGAACTGAAGGTCACCGGGCTGGAAGCCGACGTTGCCACCATGCTGCGCGAGTGCCCGCCCCAGCGGGGTTACTTCGTCTCGTCCTTCCTGCCGCAGGCGATCGAGCGCCTCTACGCCACCGACCAAACTCTCCCGCTCGGCCTGATCTGCGACTCGCACCGCCAACTTGCCGCGTGGACTCTCCTGCCCATCCATGCGCTGTTTCTCGAGCGCCGCCTGCTCACACCGGGAATTGTGAAGACGCTTCGTTCCGCCGGCAAGAAGGTATTTGTCTGGACCGTAAACCACGAGCGCGAAATGCGCCGCTGCGCCGGCCTGGCAGCTGACGGGATTATTTCCGACGACACAAAACTTCTCGCGGAAACTCTGAAAGAAACGAGGGTTTGA
- a CDS encoding STAS domain-containing protein, translating to MTLKLGTRMIDGITVVDCHGRIIFGDESLMLRETVKELLKTSRDIVINLADVNYIDSGGLGTLVGLFTSARSGGGTIKLANLTHRVGELLQVTKLLTVFEVFDGEDKAVRSFRKGAVA from the coding sequence ATGACTCTGAAGCTCGGCACCCGCATGATTGACGGCATTACCGTGGTGGACTGCCATGGGCGCATCATCTTTGGCGACGAATCGCTCATGCTGCGCGAGACCGTCAAGGAACTGCTGAAGACCTCCAGGGACATCGTCATCAATCTGGCGGACGTGAACTATATCGACAGCGGCGGCCTCGGCACGCTCGTCGGCCTTTTCACCTCCGCCCGCAGCGGCGGCGGCACGATCAAGCTGGCGAACCTGACGCACCGCGTCGGCGAACTGCTCCAGGTCACCAAGCTGCTGACCGTCTTTGAAGTCTTCGATGGCGAGGACAAGGCCGTCCGGTCATTCCGCAAGGGCGCCGTCGCCTGA
- a CDS encoding prolyl oligopeptidase family serine peptidase: MPLSRVSRFIVVITVTGASLFAADQQAPKPPATPVHDATDTYFGVAIKDPYRWLEDQNSPATRAWIDAQNSYTQKVLSAYTGRAALREQIAKVMKIDSINTPVRRGDRYFYLRRHADQNLDMLCVREKGKETVLVDPNTLTPDASTSVVIEGGSEDGKLLAYGLRKGGADETTVAILEVSSRRPLPDTFPAARYGSFDIAPDHKTMYYAKYTPGIGPRVYMHIMGTDAAADKEIFGHEYGVGEYIGTDLSPDGRYLVFQVGHGSAAEKVELYFQDLQVGGSVRTIVNDINAAFDFDIADDHLFVKTNWEAPNGRILDIDLRNPARANWKTIIAESASPIEDCVAAGGKLFVTYLQNVVTHIKVFDPSGKFVRDVELPEIGAALVRGRWNQDEAFYSFSSFSTPRAIFSYSVSTGRQRAWARVTVPIPTEQIQTEQVWYESKDGTRIPMFLVFKKGTVPDGKLPTLLTGYGGFRVSLTPNFSATAAVWALNGGVYARPNLRGGGEFGEKWHKAGMLQNKQNVFDDFLSAAEWLIAHKYTDPSKLAISGGSNGGLLVGAALTQRPDLFRAVICDYPLLDMLRYEKFLVARFWVPEYGSAAESAEQFNYLRAYSPYQNVKPGAKYPAVMFVTGDSDTRVAPLHARKMAALLQADNGDSNPVLLHYDTRAGHARGGIAINKQIDDLTDELGFLLWQVGAK; encoded by the coding sequence ATGCCATTGTCCCGCGTCAGTCGCTTCATCGTCGTCATCACTGTCACGGGCGCGTCGCTGTTCGCCGCCGACCAGCAAGCGCCCAAGCCGCCGGCCACTCCGGTTCACGACGCCACCGACACCTACTTCGGGGTCGCCATCAAGGATCCCTACCGCTGGCTCGAGGATCAGAACAGCCCGGCGACGCGCGCCTGGATTGACGCCCAGAACTCCTACACGCAGAAAGTCCTCTCCGCTTACACCGGCCGCGCCGCGTTGCGCGAACAGATCGCCAAGGTGATGAAGATCGACAGCATCAACACGCCGGTTCGCCGCGGCGACCGCTACTTCTACCTGCGCCGCCATGCCGACCAGAACCTGGACATGCTCTGCGTGCGCGAAAAAGGCAAGGAAACCGTGCTGGTGGACCCCAACACGCTCACGCCCGACGCCAGCACTTCGGTGGTCATCGAAGGCGGCTCCGAGGACGGCAAGCTGCTCGCCTACGGACTGCGCAAAGGCGGCGCCGACGAAACCACTGTTGCCATTCTCGAGGTCAGCAGCCGCCGTCCCTTGCCCGACACTTTCCCCGCCGCGCGCTATGGCAGCTTTGACATCGCGCCCGACCACAAGACGATGTACTACGCTAAATACACGCCGGGCATCGGTCCGCGCGTCTATATGCACATCATGGGAACCGACGCCGCCGCCGACAAGGAAATCTTCGGCCACGAGTACGGCGTCGGCGAATATATCGGCACGGACCTGTCGCCCGATGGCCGCTATCTTGTCTTCCAGGTGGGCCACGGCTCAGCCGCGGAAAAGGTTGAACTCTACTTCCAGGACCTGCAGGTCGGCGGTTCGGTTCGCACCATCGTCAACGACATTAACGCCGCATTTGACTTCGACATTGCCGACGACCACCTGTTCGTCAAGACCAACTGGGAAGCGCCCAACGGCCGTATCCTCGACATTGATCTTCGCAACCCCGCGCGCGCGAATTGGAAGACCATCATTGCCGAGAGCGCTTCGCCGATCGAAGATTGCGTCGCCGCCGGCGGCAAGTTGTTTGTGACCTACCTGCAAAATGTGGTGACCCATATCAAGGTTTTCGATCCCAGCGGCAAGTTCGTGCGGGACGTCGAGCTTCCCGAGATCGGCGCCGCCTTGGTGCGCGGGCGCTGGAACCAGGACGAAGCTTTCTACAGTTTCAGTTCCTTCTCCACGCCGCGCGCCATTTTCAGCTATTCCGTTTCCACCGGGAGGCAGAGAGCGTGGGCGCGCGTCACCGTGCCCATCCCGACCGAGCAGATTCAGACCGAGCAGGTCTGGTACGAATCCAAGGACGGCACCCGCATTCCCATGTTCCTGGTCTTCAAAAAGGGAACTGTGCCGGACGGCAAGCTGCCCACGCTGCTCACCGGCTACGGTGGCTTCCGCGTCAGCCTGACGCCCAATTTCTCCGCCACGGCTGCGGTCTGGGCGCTGAACGGCGGCGTCTACGCGCGTCCCAACCTGCGCGGCGGCGGCGAGTTCGGCGAGAAGTGGCACAAGGCCGGTATGCTGCAGAACAAGCAGAATGTTTTCGACGACTTTCTTTCCGCCGCCGAGTGGCTGATTGCGCACAAGTACACCGACCCTTCAAAACTCGCGATCAGCGGCGGCTCCAACGGCGGACTGCTGGTCGGCGCCGCCCTCACCCAGCGTCCGGACCTGTTCCGCGCCGTGATTTGCGACTATCCGCTGCTGGACATGCTGCGCTACGAAAAATTCCTCGTCGCTCGTTTCTGGGTGCCGGAGTACGGATCGGCCGCGGAAAGCGCCGAACAATTCAACTACCTGCGCGCCTACTCGCCGTATCAGAACGTCAAGCCCGGCGCCAAATATCCTGCCGTGATGTTCGTCACCGGCGATTCCGACACGCGCGTGGCCCCGCTGCACGCGCGCAAGATGGCGGCGCTGCTGCAGGCCGACAACGGCGATAGCAATCCCGTCTTGCTGCACTACGACACCCGCGCCGGTCACGCCCGCGGCGGCATCGCCATCAATAAGCAGATCGACGACCTCACCGATGAACTGGGATTCCTGCTGTGGCAGGTAGGGGCGAAATGA
- a CDS encoding sigma-54 dependent transcriptional regulator produces the protein MAYSILVVDDEALTLRTISRALRDEGFEVFLATTGEEALEIFAREHPAVVMLDVVLPGIDGIEVLRQIKRQSPGTIVVMMSAYHMIDRAVEAMKLGAHDYLSKPFHLADMVNTIRRALEMLALRVRVSESVETAKGRYDFGMVKTINPEMQHLLEICEKAAQSEHTTILILGESGTGKGVLAKALHYNSPRAQMPLLELNCAAMPDTLLESELFGYEPGAFTDARRRKEGLLERAQGGTVFLDEIGNMSASVQAKILRVLEEGTFMRLGGTRLIKVDVRIIAATNSNLKDAVARGQFREDLFYRLNVLPITLPPLRERKEDILPLAVALLERFNKEMKKSFTGFTPAAAELLKRHLWPGNIRELKNVIERTMILAPEGDIDAEYLPEEIRDYSEPVETHEPSHMDLSPTGQQWVTLRELEERYIHEVLTLTGNNKAQAARILGIHPTSILRRLKKEQEEDKVETASE, from the coding sequence ATGGCGTATTCGATTCTGGTTGTGGACGACGAGGCGCTAACCCTGCGCACCATCTCGCGGGCGCTGCGCGATGAAGGGTTCGAAGTCTTCCTTGCCACGACCGGCGAAGAGGCGCTGGAAATCTTCGCGCGCGAGCATCCGGCGGTGGTCATGCTGGACGTGGTGCTGCCCGGCATCGACGGCATCGAAGTGCTGCGCCAGATCAAGCGCCAGAGCCCGGGCACGATCGTGGTCATGATGAGCGCCTACCACATGATCGACCGCGCGGTGGAGGCCATGAAGCTGGGCGCACATGACTACCTGAGCAAGCCCTTCCACCTCGCCGACATGGTGAACACCATCCGGCGTGCTCTGGAGATGCTGGCGCTGCGCGTGCGCGTAAGCGAGTCGGTGGAGACGGCGAAGGGCCGCTACGACTTCGGGATGGTGAAAACCATTAATCCGGAGATGCAACACCTGCTGGAAATCTGCGAGAAGGCGGCGCAGTCGGAGCACACGACCATCCTCATTCTGGGCGAGAGCGGAACCGGCAAGGGCGTGCTCGCCAAGGCGCTGCACTATAACAGTCCGCGGGCGCAGATGCCGCTGCTGGAGCTGAACTGCGCGGCCATGCCGGACACGCTGCTGGAAAGCGAACTGTTCGGCTACGAGCCGGGGGCCTTCACCGACGCGCGCCGCCGCAAGGAAGGCCTGCTGGAGCGAGCGCAGGGCGGCACGGTGTTTCTCGACGAGATCGGCAACATGTCGGCCAGCGTGCAGGCCAAGATCCTGCGTGTGCTGGAGGAAGGCACCTTCATGCGGCTGGGCGGGACGCGGCTGATCAAGGTGGACGTGCGCATCATCGCGGCAACCAATAGCAACCTGAAGGACGCGGTAGCGCGGGGGCAGTTCCGGGAAGACTTGTTTTACCGGCTGAATGTGCTGCCGATCACCCTGCCGCCGCTGCGCGAGCGCAAAGAGGACATACTGCCGCTGGCGGTCGCACTGCTGGAGCGCTTTAACAAGGAGATGAAAAAGAGCTTCACCGGGTTCACGCCGGCGGCGGCGGAGCTGCTCAAGCGGCATCTGTGGCCGGGAAATATCCGCGAGCTGAAGAACGTGATCGAACGCACCATGATCCTGGCGCCCGAGGGCGACATTGACGCCGAGTATCTGCCGGAGGAGATTCGCGATTATTCCGAGCCGGTGGAGACGCACGAGCCCTCGCACATGGACCTTTCCCCGACCGGACAGCAGTGGGTCACGCTGCGCGAGTTGGAGGAGCGCTACATCCACGAGGTCCTGACGCTTACGGGAAACAACAAGGCGCAGGCGGCGCGGATCCTGGGTATTCATCCCACCTCGATTCTTCGGCGTCTTAAGAAGGAGCAGGAAGAGGACAAGGTCGAGACGGCGTCAGAATAG